Part of the Pirellulales bacterium genome is shown below.
GGCAGTCGAGGGCACGGCGCCGCTCGCCGAGGAAAGTGTTGACGCCGCGAGCGGGTAGCATCTGACGGCAAAAGACGCCCCTGCCGCCGAACTGGGGGTCTTTCCAACCGAGAATCAATCAACGGCCCGTCGTCTCTGTTGTTGGGCCTGCGCGCTCGGGAGTTTCACGTTCCAGGCGAGTCCCAAGCGGGCGAGCGCCCAGATGACCCAGTAACTCATGTCGATTTGCCACCACCGCAGTCCATGGCGGGCCGAAGTCGGGAAGGCGTGGTGCGTGTTGTGCCACCCCTCACCCATGGCCAACACTCCGAACACGGCGTTATTCCGACTCTCGTCGTTGCTGCGGAAGGGCCGCAAACCCCACAGATGGCAGGCCGAATTGACGCTCCACGTCACATGATGGACGAGAAAGACGCGAACAAGTCCTCCCCAGATCAGCCCGCTCCAGGCGCCGGCCCACGTCCTCGTAATCAGCCCGCCGAGGACCGCTGGGATCAAAAGGCCGAGCACGGCCCACAGGGGAAACAAGGCGCTGGCAACACGTAACGCCTGACTCCCACGCAAATCTTCCACGTAGCGGTCTAGTTCGGGCGGATCGGGATCAAACAGCCAGCCGATGTGCGCGTGCCACAAGCCTCCCAAGACGCCAAGCACGCCTCCGCTCCGGCCCTGCGGCGAATGCGGATCGCCCAACTTGTCAGAGTGCTGGTGGTGTACCCGGTGCATGGCAACCCATTTCAAGAGCGGCCCCTCCACCGCCATCGAGCCAAGGACGGCGAATACAAACTTCACCACCGCATTCGTCTCGAACGACCGATGCACGAACAGCCGGTGATAACCGACCGTGATCCCGAAGGCGGTAAGCACGTACAGGCCCAGCAGGAGGCCCAAATCGGTCCAGCGGAATCCCCATCCCCAAACCACGAAGGGAGCCGCAATCACGCCCAGCAAAGGCACGATGATGGCAATCAGGGCCGCCACTCGCACGCCCAGCGAAATCCGACGCGGAGCGTCGGCAGCGTCGGGCAATTCGGCGCTGGGATTGGCCACCGGCAATGCCGTCGTTTCGTCTGCGTTGGATGGGCCGGTCACGGTGATCTCCTTTCTGGAAGTGAAGCCGGTATTTTGTTGAGAGCGATCCAGGATCCGAAAGTGCAAATAGTGAGCCCCTAAAAAACTCGGATTCGACATCGACCGAACACAGCGGAAACCGTAGCTTCGGCTGCCTCAGTGACTATGATTCTTCGCCGAATGATACTCTTGGCGAATGTGCTCGATATCGACCGAGGGCTTCGGGAAGGTCATCTTCAGCCCTTCCAAGTG
Proteins encoded:
- a CDS encoding acyl-CoA desaturase; protein product: MTGPSNADETTALPVANPSAELPDAADAPRRISLGVRVAALIAIIVPLLGVIAAPFVVWGWGFRWTDLGLLLGLYVLTAFGITVGYHRLFVHRSFETNAVVKFVFAVLGSMAVEGPLLKWVAMHRVHHQHSDKLGDPHSPQGRSGGVLGVLGGLWHAHIGWLFDPDPPELDRYVEDLRGSQALRVASALFPLWAVLGLLIPAVLGGLITRTWAGAWSGLIWGGLVRVFLVHHVTWSVNSACHLWGLRPFRSNDESRNNAVFGVLAMGEGWHNTHHAFPTSARHGLRWWQIDMSYWVIWALARLGLAWNVKLPSAQAQQQRRRAVD